The following proteins come from a genomic window of Metarhizium brunneum chromosome 2, complete sequence:
- the swi10 gene encoding Mating-type switching protein swi10, with translation MDDDYGADEALLAAMAAADPAQSSRRTVQQPVPQRIQQPKPQRMDKAPPSKTSGSKVVQPTPQALPQKQTGGSTILVSPRQRGNPVLTSIRSLPWEYSDIPADYVMGLTTCALFLSLKYHRLHPEYIYTRIRNLQGKYNLRILLTMVDIPNHEDCLRELSKTSLVNNVTIILCWSAAEAGRYLELYKSYENTSSAAIRGQQASSYADKLVDFVTVPRSLNKSDAVALVANFGSLKNAINAEQEQLGMIGGWGGVKVKRWSAAIEEPFRAKKAARRGLQPSKTGAQQASTSADGQHADRTSRLEEAVPLSRVPLRDMPAVGTGSGAPSAAKGTPDGGLSSGSAPKQFQFLDDDVENEDDDAEEAFMAAAIEDSRRTSQPTGGNSNSGRTAGAEKMDDGLSGGVAAALAKLRENG, from the exons ATGGACGACGATTATggcgccgacgaggccctcctcgcagccatggctgccgctgATCCGGCCCAGTCCTCTCGCAGGACCGTTCAGCAGCCGGTACCCCAAAGAATCCAACAGCCCAAGCCGCAGCGAATGGACAAGGCACCGCCGAGCAAGACATCCGGGAGCAAGGTTGTGCAGCCTACACCACAGGCTCTCCCGCAGAAACAAACGGGCGGATCGACCATCCTGGTATCTCCTCGCCAGCGAGGAAATCCAGTGCTGACGTCTATACGTTCTTTGCCGTGGGAATATAGCGATATTCCAGCCGATTATGTCATGGGACTCACAACCTGCGCACTATTTTTGAG TCTCAAGTACCACCGACTCCATCCCGAATACATCTACACACGCATACGAAACCTACAAGGCAAATACAACCTACGCATTCTTCTCACCATGGTGGATATACCCAACCACGAAGATTGCTTACGCGAGCTCTCAAAAACCTCACTCGTGAACAATGTCACCATCATCTTGTGTTGgtcggccgccgaggccggcCGGTACCTCGAGTTGTACAAGTCCTACGAGAACACAAGTTCCGCAGCCATTCGTGGCCAACAAGCTTCCAGCTACGCCGATAAGCTGGTCGACTTTGTGACGGTGCCCCGAAGCCTCAACAAGTCTGACGCCGTCGCGCTAGTGGCCAACTTTGGCAGTCTGAAAAATGCCATCAACGCGGAGCAGGAACAGCTTGGCATGATCGGTGGATGGGGAGGCGTCAAAGTCAAGAGGTGGTCTGCTGCAATCGAGGAGCCCTTCCGGGCAAAGAAGGCGGCCAGGCGGGGTTTGCAGCCGTCCAAAACCGGAGCCCAGCAGGCAAGCACAAGTGCGGACGGTCAGCACGCAGATCGGACCTCGCGGCTGGAGGAAGCCGTGCCGCTTTCGAGAGTGCCTCTCAGAGATATGCCTGCCGTGGGCACCGGCTCTGGTGCCCCCTCCGCCGCAAAGGGGACGCCAGATGGAGGCTTATCGAGCGGATCTGCTCCAAAGCAGTTCCAGTTCCTGGATGACGATGTTGAgaacgaggacgacgatgcgGAAGAGGCTTTTATGGCTGCTGCTATTGAAGATTCGAGAAGGACTTCACAGCCAACCGGGGGAAACTCCAACTCGGGCCGGACAGCCGGTgcggagaagatggacgaTGGGTTGAGTGGTGGCGTTGCAGCAGCTCTCGCCAAACTGCGCGAAAATGGCTGA
- the lgd1 gene encoding L-galactonate dehydratase has translation MAQEITITGFETRDVRFPTSLDKTGSDAMNAAGDYSSAYCILQTDSQYSGHGMTFTIGRGNDIVCAAIVHVAERLKGKTLSSLVANWGKTWRYLVSDSQLRWIGPEKGVIHLALGAVVNAVWDLWGKVLGKPVWRIVADMTPEQYVQCIDFRYITDAITPEEAVAMLKEVQGGKAKRIEEALSSKAVPAYTTSAGWLGYGEGKMKTLLGETLAQGYKHFKLKVGGSVEEDRRRLTIARDVLGYDKGNILMVDANQIWSVPDAIEHMKQLADFKPWFIEEPTSPDDILGHKAVREALKPYGIGVATGEMVQNRVVFKQMLMNGAIDVCQIDACRLGGVNEVMAVLLMAKKYGVPIVPHSGGVGLPEYTQHLSTIDYVVVSGKLSVLEYVDHLHEHFLHPSVIKDGYYQTPMEPGYSVEMKKDSMDKFTYPGDRGISWWTSEEARPILEGEKI, from the exons ATGGCGCAAGAAATCACAATCACAGGATTTGAAACCCGCGATGTGCGGTTTCCCACGTCGCTGGATAAGACGGGCTCTGATGCTATGAATGCAGCTGGCGATTACTCTTCTGCGTACTGCATCTTGCAGACCGACTCACAATACTCTGGCCACGGCATG ACCTTCACCATTGGACGTGGAAACGACATTGTCTGCGCTGCCATAGTCCACGTTGCCGAGCGTCTCAAGGGCAAGACGTTGTCGTCTCTGGTGGCCAACTGGGGGAAGACTTGGCGCTATCTAGTATCAGACAGCCAGCTGCGTTGGATTGGACCCGAGAAGGGCGTTATTCACCTCGCTCTTGGCGCTGTCGTGAATGCGGTCTGGGACCTTTGGGGCAAGGTCCTAGGCAAGCCTGTCTGGAGAATTGTTGCCGACATGACGCCCGAGCAATACGTCCAGTGTATCGACTTCCGCTACATCACCGACGCCATCACCCCAGAAGAAGCTGTTGCCATGCTCAAGGAAGTGCAAGGCGGAAAGGCGAAGCGCATCGAGGAAGCGCTTAGTAGCAAGGCCGTGCCGGCGTACACCACCAGCGCAGGATGGCTAGGCTACGGCGAAGGCAAGATGAAGACCCTCCTCGGGGAGACACTTGCACAAGGCTACAAGCACTTCAAGCTCAAAGTTGGCGGTAGCGTGGAGGAGGACAGGCGCCGGTTAACCATTGCTCGGGATGTTCTCGGCTACGACAAGGGCAACATCCTCATGGTCGATGCGAATCAGATCTGGTCTGTCCCCGATGCCATCGAGCACATGAAGCAGCTTGCCGACTTTAAGCCATGGTTCATTGAAGAGCCCACGTCCCCCGACGACATCCTGGGCCACAAGGCTGTTCGCGAGGCTCTCAAACCATACGGTATTGGCGTCGCCACTGGCGAGATGGTCCAAAACCGAGTAGTCTTCAAGCAGATGCTCATGAATGGCGCCATTGACGTCTGTCAAATCGATGCCTGCCGTCTCGGTGGTGTCAACGAGGTCATGGCTGTGTTGCTCATGGCGAAGAAGTACGGTGTGCCGATTGTTCCTCATTCGGGCGGAGTTGGTCTTCCAGAGTACACGCAGCACCTGAGCACAATTGATTATGTAGTTGTGAGCGGTAAGCTCTCTGTGCTGGAGTATGTTGACCATTTACACGAGCATTTCTTGCATCCGTCCGTCATCAAGGACGGGTACTACCAGACGCCCATGGAACCTGGATATAGCGtagagatgaagaaggataGTATGGATAAGTTCACATATCCCGGGGACAGGGGGATTAGCTGGTGGACGAGCGAAGAAGCAAGACCGATTTTGGAGGGCGAGAAGATTTAA
- the YTHDC1 gene encoding YTH domain-containing protein 1: protein MTEQNDVNELVPDLSNLTLNNSFSTQSDAASHELPATIHHPVVLTAPTNPHTALQELVKVDDELRLWLDHTGFFDLAHRKRVLDGVRELQGLEAERAKVLEKIQSSKPSGQPVSDPSLSANSTPTLKKLHFREDAAYGIASPPREPAAHARSRPDVMVPMMGDTEQLSGRLGPRRIDTRYFLVKSSNTTNVYMSRRDGLWITQAKNGPLFTQAFRECRSVVLFFSINKSKAFQGYAKMTSAPDHSIPHPPWIVSTTNDMHTTAPFRIDWINEAETPFSQLGDLKNPYNEYNPVFVGRDGQEYSEDCGRFMMGVMDRVKAAQGSHAPCAPTGAHASRQKSKAEARRRYAAAAGLASSGSQPRDVGLGGSRWRPQAPSPVFLSLDSEPVHHGEEDLLLALP from the exons ATGACAGAACAAAACGACGTCAACGAGCTTGTTCCAGACCTTTCGAATCTCACGCTCAACAACAGCTTCAGCACACAGTCTGACGCCGCATCCCACGAGCTTCCAGCAACGATTCACCACCCAGTCGTCCTCACAGCACCTACAAATCCGCACACGGCACTACAAGAACTTGTcaaggtcgacgacgagctgaGGCTATGGCTCGACCACACGGGGTTCTTTGACCTTGCCCACCGGAAGCGAGTGCTCGACGGCGTGAGAGAACTGCAGGGCCTGGAAGCAGAAAGGGCCAAAGTCCTCGAAAAGATTCAAAGCAGCAAGCCATCGGGGCAGCCCGTATCTGACCCTTCTCTATCCGCCAACTCGACCCCCACGCTGAAAAAGCTTCACTTCAGAGAAGACGCAGCGTACGGAATCGCGAGTCCACCACGTGAGCCAGCTGCTCACGCGAGGAGCCGCCCAGACGTAATGGTGCCTATGATGGGAGACACGGAACAGCTATCTGGCAGACTTGGACCGAGAAGGA TAGACACCCGCTACTTTTTGGTCAAATCGTCCAACACGACCAACGTTTATATGTCACGGAGAGAT GGCCTATGGATAACACAAGCCAAAAACGGCCCCCTCTTTACACAGGCTTTCCGAGAATGCAGGTCCGTtgtgctcttcttctcgatTAACAAGTCCAAGGCATTCCAGGGATAC GCGAAAATGACGTCCGCCCCTGACCACAGCATCCCACACCCTCCGTGGATCGTGAGCACCACAAACGACATGCACACCACGGCCCCGTTCCGAATCGATTGGATCAACGAGGCAGAAACGCCCTTTTCACAACTCGGCGATCTCAAGAACCCGTACAACGAGTACAACCCCGTGTTTGTAGGCCGGGACGGCCAGGAATACTCCGAGGACTGCGGGCGTTTCATGATGGGCGTCATGGACCGCGTCAAGGCCGCGCAGGGGTCACACGCTCCCTGTGCCCCGACAGGTGCCCATGCCAGCAGGCAAAAGAGCAAGGCCGAGGCGAGGAGGCGCtatgctgcggctgctggtctggcttcttctgggaGTCAGCCGCGTGATGTTGGGCTGGGAGGATCGAGGTGGAGGCCCCAGGCGCCCTCGCCAGTGTTCCTGAGCTTGGATTCCGAGCCGGTGCACCATGGAGAGGAGGATCTGCTGCTGGCCTTGCCCTGA
- the LYPA1 gene encoding Acyl-protein thioesterase 1: MTGQFPPSITIPPLKTPHGITVIFLHGRGFNAQKFHGSLLQTDIGNRTFQEALPHARFVFPTAPLSRATKYRRVLMHQWYDGTGDWEPEARGGMQPSIEHIHGLIRSEIEVADNDSKRIVLAGFSQGAAMAFVSSLLWDGGPLGAVVGLCGFMPLASHLLNILDDDGIEFGADDDVFEPSQCADARMSHQKVLDELREEAELPGTQQTSEFRFPSTPAFIGHGSADREVVVQHASQARLLLQKLGLDVDFHTYEGLGHWYSASMLKDLVQFLATQLKVQPPLG, encoded by the coding sequence ATGACGGGCCAATTCCCTCCCTCAATCACTATCCCGCCTCTTAAAACTCCTCACGGCATCACCGTTATTTTTCTTCACGGCCGAGGCTTCAACGCCCAGAAGTTCCATGGCTCACTACTCCAGACCGACATCGGCAATCGTACATTCCAGGAGGCACTCCCTCACGCACGATTTGTGTTCCCAACGGCCCCGCTTTCCAGAGCGACAAAGTACCGCCGTGTCTTGATGCATCAATGGTACGATGGCACTGGTGATTGGGAGCCAGAGGCTCGGGGCGGCATGCAGCCTAGCATAGAGCACATTCATGGCCTCATTCGGAGTGAAATCGAAGTAGCCGACAACGATTCAAAGCGCATCGTTCTTGCTGGTTTCAGTCAAGGagctgccatggcctttGTGAGCAGCTTACTATGGGACGGAGGCCCTTTGGGTGCCGTGGTTGGCTTGTGCGGCTTTATGCCACTTGCTTCTCATCTGTTGAATATTCtggatgatgacggcatTGAATTTGgtgcagatgatgatgtgttTGAACCAAGTCAATGTGCCGATGCTCGAATGTCGCATCAAAAAGTCTTGGATGAACTTCGTGAAGAAGCCGAGCTTCCTGGCACTCAACAAACATCGGAATTTCGGTTTCCGTCAACTCCGGCTTTCATCGGCCATGGAAGCGCAGACCGGGAGGTTGTTGTTCAACACGCATCACAAGCACGATTGCTGTTGCAGAAGCTGGGTCTGGACGTGGACTTTCACACCTACGAAGGGCTAGGACACTGGTATTCTGCATCAATGCTAAAAGACCTGGTCCAATTTCTTGCAACGCAACTGAAAGTCCAACCGCCCCTGGGCTAA
- the GPI18 gene encoding GPI mannosyltransferase 2, whose translation MDLFSSSQPIRSLTALFIAWKGFLLAVSLGAAVAPDYDTSTSLFFDRMYGHNITIPTIAARLTRWDALYFMHSTIRGYTYEQEWAFGLGLPTTVGAISRSLSSLTPANYALEPLVAIALAHASHFVAMLALHRLTMILSGNAKLAFVSSALHILSPAGLFLSAPYNESPFAGLSFMGNLLFAVSLKSKANGVKRNVTMLASGILFGAATAFRSNGLASGLLFAVQAVDALLLFARAPSLCTLLSMIAPVLGGLCVAAGSVVPQTVAWMRYCGSDGVGRPWCEKMIPSIYTFVQDHYWNVGFLRYWTLNQLPLFLLASPMLAILIKSGLDLISKPQRITTASRNGAAESDLNTFVRALAGSQALIAILAITTYHVQIITRISSGYPAWYWWVGSCLMDKRRQGYGVAIVMFMVMYGSIQGGLFASFLPPA comes from the exons ATGGACctgttctcgtcgtctcAACCGATTCGCTCATTGACAGCCCTCTTCATAGCATGGAAAGGCTtcctcttggccgtctctCTTGGTGCCGCTGTCGCACCTGACTACGACACATCCACCTCTCTGTTCTTCGACCGCATGTACGGAcacaacatcaccatcccaACCATCGCCGCCAGATTAACACGATGGGACGCGTTGTATTTCATGCACTCCACCATTCGGGGCTACACCTACGAGCAAGAATGGGCCTTTGGCTTGGGCCTCCCGACCACTGTCGGGGCCATTTCAAGGTCCTTGTCGTCCCTCACGCCGGCAAACTATGCCCTTGAGCCGCTGGTTGCCATTGCTCTCGCCCACGCATCACACTTTGTTGCCATGCTAGCATTGCACCGTCTCACCATGATTCTTTCTGGAAATGCCAAACTCGCATTCGTCTCTTCTGCGTTGCACATCCTCTCACCGGCTGGCTTGTTCCTCTCCGCGCCGTACAACGAGAGCCCGTTTGCCGGCCTCTCATTTATGGGGAACCTGCTATTCGCCGTCAGTCTCAAAAGCAAGGCAAACGGAGTCAAACGGAACGTGACAATGCTTGCGTCGGGAATCTTGTTCGGCGCTGCTACCGCCTTCCGCAGCAACGGGCTCGCGAGCGGGCTCTTGTTTGCCGTCCAAGCAGTTGATgcgttgctgctgtttgCCCGAGCCCCGAGCTTGTGTACTTTGTTGTCAATGATAGCCCCGGTCCTGGGAGGGCTCTGTGTCGCAGCTGGGTCAGTGGTGCCACAGACTGTGGCGTGGATGAGGTACTGTGGTTCGGATGGCGTTGGGCGTCCTTGGTGCGAGAAGATGATTCCCAGTATTTATACGTTTGTGCAAGATCATTATTG GAACGTGGGATTCTTGAGATACTGGACGCTGAACCAGCTTCCGTTATTCTTGCTAGCAAGCCCCATGCTGGCAATCCTCATCAAATCCGGTCTTGATCTCATTAGCAAGCCCCAGAGAATCACTACTGCTTCGAGAAATGGTGCAGCTGAATCGGACTTGAATACTTTTGTGCGTGCTTTGGCGGGAAGTCAGGCCTTGATTGCAATCTTGGCCATCACCACATATCATGTTCAAATCATTACACGAATCTCGTCAGGTTATCCTGCTTGGTACTGGTGGGTGGGTAGCTGTTTAATGGATAAGAGGAGGCAAGGATACGGGGTGGCCATTGTCATGTTCATGGTGATGTACGGCAGTATTCAGGGCGGGCTGTTTGCCTCCTTTTTACCACCAGCGTAA
- the Npc1 gene encoding NPC intracellular cholesterol transporter 1 yields MRHERQKGRHLPQRPGVKWVPELPEPRQCDVRDSFKGSRPQLPQPPPMRQRQHWRTGSFDDKPGASACAKCLGRTFPNTRQRLARHQTCFFTTRHPPQPFASRASPLRPTRPAQYPEMRHQVATLLGAAPAIIAALASANASPLTPKHEAGRCAFRGQCGKQSFFGKELPCVDNDVAKDPDAELRKELVDLCGAEWNQGPVCCTLEQVQSLKSELGTPNTLIGSCPACKHNFFNMFCKFTCSPDQSLFVNVTDAAPKNGKLLVTELDQLISEEYGTGLYDSCKEVKFGGANSRAMDLIGGGAKDYHQMLKFLGDKKPLVGSPFQINYPESYEQPNMGPLDMTSKKCNDEDPDYRCVCVDCPAVCPELPAVRKSGSCHVGALPCLSFASIFTYSVLLFTFAASVFGHVAWRRYAQHRVERTRLLHESSHSDDEDEGGPVLTEAMRDRPTKRYWINDRCDDLFYRLGHTASRFPGLTIGTSLLVVAILSAGWFKFDLEKEPARLWVSPSSPAAQEKAYFDSHFGPFYRAEKIFLVNDTQPSGPGPVLSYETLKWWAEVEKSIAQLESKTYAKFLHDVCFKPMNDACVVQSVTGYWFAKGGVINPKTWKDDLRQCAKSPVDCRPEFGQPIEPSMVFGGYEDDVTEAQAITATWVVRNAEEGSFAQLAAVDWENALRDRLLEAQKEAQDRGLRLSFNTEISLEEELNKSTNTDAKIVVVSYIVMFIYACMALGTPFKHIFRNPALLLVESKVTLGLLGIIIVLMSITASIGFFSWVGLKATLIIVEVIPFIVLAVGVDNIFLIVHELERVNMSCPDQMVEERVARALGRMGPSILFSALTETVAFALGAAVGMPAVRNFAAYAAGAVLVNAVLQMTMFVSFLSLNQMRVEDHRCELWPWWQIKKARIHLNGSNGYVGGGRVSEIEEESFLQVFIKNTYAPSLLTKRVKIGVVTVFLGLFAAALALLPTIEIGLDQRVAIPDGSYLIPYFNDLYDYMETGPPVYFVTRNVDASHRKEQQEVCSRFTTCHELSLTNTLELERQRPNVSYISSPTASWMDDFFLWLNPIYEQCCVENHKTCFAGRNPAWNTSLYGMPEDEEFIRYLHKFLATPADDDCPLGGQAAYGDAVVISDDDKSVRASHFRTAHTPLRSQADFINAYSSARRIASDISRRTGTEVFPYSVFYIFFDQYLSIVPLTAGLLSALVGIIFVVASVLLGSALTSAVLTVTVIMSVVDIMGAMAVFGVSLNAVSLVNLIICVGISVEFCAHIARAFMFPSRTVMESNNTTLRGRDARSWTALVNVGGSVFSGITVTKLLGVCVLAFTRSKIFEIYYFRVWLALVVFAALHALVFLPVALSVAGGSGYVDPESEGTAAQDLTDRRWRAIRVHDNSDSEDEDY; encoded by the exons ATGCGTCATGAGAGACAAAAGGGCAGGCACCTGCCGCAGAGGCCAGGAGTCAAGTGGGTCCCGGAGCTTCCAGAGCCCCGACAGTGCGACGTCAGGGACAGCTTCAAGGGCTCCCGCCCCCAGTTACCCCAACCGCCTCCCATGCGTCAGCGGCAGCACTGGCGCACTGGCAGCTTTGACGACAAGCCTGGTGCAAGCGCTTGTGCCAAGTGCCTGGGTCGCACCTTCCCCAACACCCGCCAGCGCCTCGCACGCCACCAAACTTGCTTCTTTACGACCCGGCATCC CCCCCAGCCATTTGCCAGCCGCGCTTCTCCGCTGCGGCCGACAAGGCCCGCCCAGTATCCCGAGATGCGTCACCAGGTCGCAACACTTCTGGGAGCGGCGCCAGCCATCATCGCTGCTCTAGCCAGCGCGAATGCTTCTCCCTTGACACCCAAACACGAAGCTGGTCGGTGCGCTTTCCGAGGCCAGTGTGGCAAGCAAAGTTTCTTCGGCAAGGAGCTGCCCTGTGTCGACAATGATGTGGCCAAAGATCCCGATGCAGAACTGCGAAAGGAGCTTGTTGACCTCTGTGGAGCCGAATGGAACCAAGGACCAGTGTGTTGCACGCTGGAACAG GTTCAATCTCTCAAGTCCGAACTCGGCACCCCCAACACACTCATTGGATCATGTCCTGCCTGCAAACacaacttcttcaacatgTTTTGCAAATTCACATGCTCGCCTGATCAGTCCCTGTTTGTTAATGTCACCGATGCTGCCCCCAAGAACGGCAAGTTACTCGTGACTGAGCTCGACCAACTTATATCCGAGGAGTATGGCACTGGCCTGTATGATAGTTGTAAGGAAGTCAAGTTTGGTGGCGCAAACAGCCGTGCCATGGACTTGATTGGAGGCGGTGCCAAAGATTACCACCAAATGCTCAAGTTCTTGGGTGACAAGAAACCGCTGGTCGGATCACCCTTCCAAATCAATTACCCCGAATCTTACGAGCAACCGAACATGGGCCCGTTGGATATGACGTCAAAGAAGTGCAACGACGAAGATCCTGACTACAGGTGCGTCTGCGTCGACTGTCCTGCCGTATGTCCCGAGTTGCCGGCCGTGAGGAAGTCCGGATCATGTCATGTGGGCGCTCTGCCTTGTCTCTCCTTTGCGTCCATCTTCACCTATTCCGTGCTTCTCTTTACCTTTGCCGCCTCCGtatttggccatgttgcctGGAGACGCTATGCGCAGCATCGAGTGGAAAGAACAAGACTACTGCACGAGTCCTCTCACagcgatgatgaagatgaaggtgGGCCGGTTTTGACAGAGGCCATGAGAGATCGCCCTACGAAGCGGTACTGGATCAATGACAGGTGTGACGATTTGTTCTACAGGCTCGGCCATACTGCATCCCGTTTCCCTGGCCTCACCATCGGCACGAGTCTCTTGGTTGTGGCGATCCTAAGCGCTGGATGGTTCAAATTTGACCTGGAAAAAGAGCCAGCAAGACTTTGGGTCAGTCCATCTTCGCCAGCTGCCCAGGAAAAGGCATACTTTGATTCCCACTTTGGGCCCTTCTACCGCGCCGAAAAGATCTTCCTGGTGAATGACACGCAACCTAGTGGGCCGGGACCAGTGCTCAGCTATGAAACTCTCAAATGGTGGGCAGAGGTTGAAAAAAGCATTGCGCAGCTAGAGAGCAAGACATATGCAAAGTTCCTCCACGATGTTTGCTTCAAGCCGATGAATGATGCCTGTGTCGTCCAGTCAGTTACTGGTTACTGGTTTGCCAAGGGTGGCGTGATTAACCCCAAGACTTGGAAAGACGATCTTCGCCAATGCGCCAAATCCCCTGTCGACTGCCGACCCGAATTTGGCCAGCCTATCGAGCCCAGCATGGTATTTGGGGGTTACGAAGATGATGTGACCGAGGCACAAGCGATCACGGCTACTTGGGTCGTTCGGAATGCAGAGGAAGGCAGCTTTGCCCAACTGGCGGCCGTTGATTGGGAAAATGCACTCCGAGACCGCTTGCTAGAGGCCCAAAAAGAAGCGCAAGACAGGGGCTTGCGATTGTCCTTCAACACTGAAATCAGTCTAGAGGAAGAACTGAACAAATCAACGAATACTGATGCCAAGATTGTAGTAGTCAGCTACATTGTCATGTTTATATACGCTTGCATGGCGCTTGGCACACCCTTCAAGCATATATTTAGAAATCCGGCGCTATTACTTGTTGAGTCAAAGGTAACACTCGGTTTGCTGGGAATAATCATTGTCCTCATGTCGATCACGGCGTCGatcggcttcttctcctgGGTCGGGCTAAAGGCAACATTGATCATCGTCGAGGTCATTCCGTTCATCGTTTTAGCCGTCGGTGTAGACAACATCTTCCTCATTGTCCACGAGCTTGAAAGAGTCAATATGAGCTGCCCCGATCAGATGGTCGAAGAACGCGTTGCGAGAGCACTTGGCCGTATGGGCCCATCTATTCTGTTTTCCGCCCTGACCGAAACCGTTGCATTTGCCCTCGGCGCTGCGGTAGGCATGCCTGCCGTGCGTAACTTTGCCGCCTACGCAGCTGGAGCAGTGCTCGTCAATGCCGTCCTACAAATGACCATGTTTGTGTCATTCCTGTCACTGAATCAAATGCGGGTGGAGGACCACCGATGTGAGCTGTGGCCGTGGTGGCAGATTAAGAAGGCTAGAATTCACCTGAACGGCAGCAATGGCTACGTTGGAGGCGGAAGAGTCTCCGAAATCGAAGAAGAAAGCTTTTTACAGGTCTTCATCAAGAATACATATGCGCCTAGTTTATTGACAAAGAGGGTCAAAATAGGCGTCGTCACAGTTTTCCTTGGCCTATTCGCGGCCGCCCTAGCCCTGCTACCTACGATAGAGATCGGACTCGACCAGCGAGTAGCTATTCCCGATGGATCATATTTGATCCCCTATTTCAATGACTTGTACGACTATATGGAAACCGGGCCACCTGTATACTTTGTCACGCGCAATGTCGACGCATCACACAGGAAGGAGCAACAGGAAGTTTGTTCAAGATTCACTACCTGTCATGAGCTTTCGCTCACGAATACGTTGGAACTTGAAAGGCAACGGCCTAACGTATCATACATTTCATCTCCAACCGCAAGCTGGATGGACGACTTCTTCCTGTGGCTGAATCCTATTTATGAACAATGCTGCGTGGAGAACCACAAAACGTGTTTTGCGGGACGAAACCCTGCATGGAACACCAGCCTCTACGGGATGCCGGAGGACGAGGAATTCATTCGTTACCTCCATAAGTTTCTCGCCACCCCTGCGGACGACGATTGTCCCCTAGGAGGCCAGGCAGCCTACGGCGATGCTGTCGTTATTTctgacgacgacaagagcGTTAGGGCCAGCCACTTCCGAACGGCACATACACCGCTTCGCAGTCAGGCCGACTTTATCAATGCATACTCTTCGGCTCGTCGCATTGCATCCGATATTAGCAGGAGAACTGGGACCGAGGTCTTCCCATACAGCGTATTTTACATCTTCTTTGACCAGTACCTCTCCATTGTCCCGCTCACTGCCGGTCTGTTATCTGCCCTGGTTGGCATTATCTTCGTCGTGGCCTCTGTGCTTCTGGGATCCGCCCTCACTTCGGCTGTCCTCACAGTCACCGTAATCATGAGTGTGGTTGACATCATGGGAGCCATGGCAGTATTTGGGGTTTCTCTAAACGCCGTATCCTTGGTCAATCTCATCATTTGCGTGGGAATATCGGTCGAGTTTTGCGCGCACATTGCACGTGCCTTCATGTTCCCGTCGAGAACCGTCATGGAAAGTAACAACACAACTCTCCGTGGGCGCGACGCGAGATCCTGGACGGCACTCGTCAATGTAGGGGGGTCTGTCTTCTCTGGCATTACCGTCACAAAACTTCTAGGGGTCTGCGTGCTGGCATTTACTCGCTCCAAGATTTTCGAAATTTACTATTTCCGCGTGTGGTTGGCGCTGGTTGTCTTTGCGGCCCTGCATGCTCTGGTGTTCTTACCGGTTGCGCTGAGCGTGGCAGGCGGAAGCGGTTACGTCGACCCTGAAAGTGAAGGCACGGCAGCTCAGGATTTGACTGACAGGAGATGGCGTGCTATTCGGGTTCACGATAATAGTGAttccgaagacgaagattATTAA